A section of the Streptomyces xinghaiensis S187 genome encodes:
- a CDS encoding malonic semialdehyde reductase: MTTALSAPLKLDDETQDLLFRAARTASEFADEPVAEETVRAVYDLVKYGPTEFNSTPLRIVLIRSEEARARLLPCMVDANRDKTGRAPLVAVLAADIDFHEELPRLFPFFPQAKDVFYGDAAVRDHSAKLNAGLQIAYFIIGLRAAGLDVGPMSGFDAEAMDREFFPDGAHKSLVVLNIGKPAGEAGHPRLPRLEYDEVVTAV; this comes from the coding sequence GTGACCACTGCTCTGTCCGCGCCGCTGAAACTCGACGACGAGACCCAGGACCTGCTGTTCCGTGCGGCCAGGACCGCGAGCGAGTTCGCGGACGAACCCGTCGCGGAGGAGACCGTCCGCGCGGTGTACGACCTGGTGAAGTACGGTCCGACCGAGTTCAACTCCACCCCGCTCCGCATCGTCCTGATCCGTTCCGAGGAGGCCCGCGCCCGGCTGCTGCCGTGCATGGTCGACGCCAACCGCGACAAGACGGGCCGGGCCCCGCTGGTGGCCGTGCTCGCCGCGGACATCGACTTCCACGAGGAACTCCCGCGGCTCTTCCCCTTCTTCCCGCAGGCGAAGGACGTCTTCTACGGCGACGCCGCCGTCCGCGACCACTCCGCGAAGCTCAACGCGGGTCTGCAGATCGCCTACTTCATCATCGGCCTGCGCGCTGCCGGTCTGGACGTCGGCCCCATGTCGGGCTTCGACGCCGAGGCGATGGACCGGGAGTTCTTCCCCGACGGCGCCCACAAGTCCCTGGTGGTCCTCAACATCGGCAAGCCGGCCGGCGAGGCCGGGCACCCCCGGCTGCCGCGGCTGGAGTACGACGAGGTCGTCACCGCGGTGTGA